The following coding sequences lie in one Treponema sp. OMZ 790 genomic window:
- a CDS encoding nuclear transport factor 2 family protein has protein sequence MIRTFFNKKAIIRWHNTNEQFTLEEFIRANCEYPGKWEAEIERIEKTDNLFITAVKVFNKDASFHAVSFIKIEDDKIVLIDEYWGDDGAPPQWRIDMKIGTKII, from the coding sequence ATGATACGCACTTTTTTTAATAAAAAGGCAATCATAAGATGGCATAATACAAATGAGCAATTTACCTTAGAAGAATTTATCAGAGCGAACTGTGAATATCCGGGTAAATGGGAAGCGGAAATTGAAAGGATAGAAAAAACGGATAATCTATTCATTACGGCAGTAAAAGTATTCAATAAAGATGCATCTTTTCATGCTGTATCTTTTATAAAAATTGAAGATGATAAAATTGTTTTAATAGATGAATATTGGGGAGATGATGGTGCACCTCCGCAATGGAGAATTGATATGAAAATAGGAACTAAGATTATATAA
- a CDS encoding thioesterase family protein, with the protein MLKTGIKGKEEIIVNENHSAESLESGTLKVFGSPAMIALMEKTAWKSVQDYLEEGQGSVGTSLEIKHVSATPLGMKVYCESELTGIDGKKLIFSVKAYDETGLIGEGTHERFIVNNKKFQKKTNEKMK; encoded by the coding sequence ATGTTAAAAACAGGTATTAAGGGAAAAGAAGAAATTATCGTAAATGAAAATCATTCAGCTGAAAGTTTGGAAAGCGGAACACTGAAAGTATTCGGCAGTCCTGCGATGATTGCATTAATGGAAAAAACTGCATGGAAAAGCGTGCAGGATTATTTGGAAGAAGGACAAGGATCTGTCGGCACCTCATTGGAAATAAAACATGTTTCCGCAACGCCGCTCGGCATGAAAGTTTATTGCGAAAGCGAACTTACCGGCATAGACGGAAAAAAGCTTATCTTTTCGGTAAAGGCCTATGACGAAACAGGTTTGATCGGAGAAGGAACACACGAACGCTTTATCGTCAACAATAAAAAATTTCAAAAAAAGACAAATGAAAAGATGAAGTAA
- a CDS encoding ABC transporter permease — MFRKLAFNNAKKSAKDYALFIFSMIQISALLYAFNSFIFDSSIKSFILQEGTSAALIGLADFFILFIAAWLVRYMIFFMMNTRSREFAIYQLIGIPPKKIARIFVRENALLGFGSFCIGMPVGILMQALLKYIFFFFTSQKIGALFSFQLWGLTIAFGMYSFFYLLALLRSGRKLKKLSIQKLLLAEAEHEKPKVKKHTLLSIICFVISIAFFIHYFIMLFTYSMKNSAITLIYLILFVISIFLFYIGITGFLSFYAEKKGKALFKNCNLFIIRQLTSKIISMQKTLAGVTAFITLGILSLSLSILFNLIGLKNIDYSYPFDLIIYNKAADYNFDEYIKLIEKELTITEKITHTIYTDNQSAIPIFLKKEMEISDKEFKQCVYQSHAFLLLSDYNELRTSLGLKPANIAQGEYILHTKKKLLKFLDSFDKDNSISLNGKFLQCKAIYDEGISQNGHYGSDYILVVADSYKKDLSPFYSVTALHCNGELSRPLLKNLYKLDKTEGEDHAGGTDMVMTVGNNYLVVRQFILTDILPIITMLSFVLFYIAASFMCTVLTVLSIQQLSDAVKYRFRYTILFQLGLSPSDLKKLILKQLAFYFCIPALLGILLSGMITVFVGNFFWFHTGLLASGFIHFIFSLIPFFIIYGIYFGITYRLFIKNTELI, encoded by the coding sequence ATGTTTAGAAAATTAGCTTTTAATAATGCAAAAAAATCGGCAAAAGATTACGCCCTTTTTATATTCTCGATGATACAAATAAGTGCACTTCTTTATGCATTTAATTCTTTTATATTTGATTCTTCAATAAAATCTTTTATATTGCAGGAAGGCACCTCCGCAGCATTAATAGGGCTTGCCGACTTTTTTATTTTGTTTATTGCAGCATGGCTTGTGCGCTACATGATCTTTTTTATGATGAACACACGAAGCCGCGAATTTGCAATTTACCAACTCATAGGTATTCCGCCAAAAAAAATTGCCCGCATCTTTGTACGGGAAAATGCACTTTTAGGATTCGGCTCCTTTTGTATCGGTATGCCTGTAGGTATTTTAATGCAAGCCCTTTTAAAATACATCTTCTTTTTCTTTACAAGTCAAAAAATAGGAGCCCTTTTTTCGTTCCAATTGTGGGGGCTGACAATTGCATTCGGCATGTATTCATTTTTTTATCTTCTTGCCCTTTTACGGAGCGGGAGAAAACTAAAAAAATTGAGCATACAAAAATTACTTCTTGCCGAAGCTGAACATGAAAAACCTAAGGTAAAAAAGCATACGCTTTTATCGATAATATGTTTTGTAATTTCAATTGCTTTTTTTATCCATTATTTTATTATGCTCTTTACATACAGTATGAAAAATAGTGCCATTACACTGATATATCTCATTCTATTTGTTATTTCGATCTTTCTTTTTTACATCGGTATAACAGGCTTTTTATCTTTTTATGCAGAAAAAAAAGGCAAGGCTCTTTTTAAAAATTGTAATTTATTTATTATAAGGCAGCTTACTTCAAAAATAATCAGTATGCAAAAAACACTTGCAGGAGTTACGGCATTTATTACCCTCGGCATCCTGTCCTTGAGCCTTTCAATTTTATTCAATTTAATCGGACTAAAAAATATAGATTATTCATATCCCTTTGATCTTATCATTTATAATAAAGCGGCTGATTATAATTTTGATGAGTATATTAAATTAATTGAAAAAGAATTAACTATAACCGAAAAAATTACGCACACTATTTATACCGATAATCAATCAGCCATTCCTATTTTTCTTAAAAAAGAAATGGAAATATCAGACAAAGAATTTAAACAATGCGTTTATCAATCCCATGCCTTTTTGCTCTTAAGCGATTATAATGAACTCCGTACATCCCTAGGTTTAAAACCTGCAAATATAGCACAAGGTGAATATATTCTTCACACCAAAAAAAAGCTTTTAAAATTTTTAGATAGCTTTGATAAAGATAACAGCATATCACTGAATGGAAAGTTTTTACAATGCAAAGCCATTTATGATGAGGGCATCTCGCAAAACGGGCACTACGGAAGCGACTATATTCTTGTAGTTGCCGATTCATATAAAAAAGATTTGAGCCCATTTTATTCCGTTACGGCTTTGCATTGTAACGGCGAACTATCACGTCCATTATTAAAAAATCTGTATAAACTGGATAAAACAGAAGGAGAAGATCATGCAGGGGGTACAGACATGGTAATGACCGTGGGCAATAATTATTTGGTAGTCCGTCAATTTATTCTAACGGATATACTGCCTATTATCACCATGCTTTCCTTTGTACTTTTTTACATTGCAGCAAGTTTTATGTGTACCGTTTTAACAGTGCTTTCCATACAACAGCTTTCGGATGCAGTAAAATACCGATTCCGCTATACAATTCTGTTTCAATTAGGACTTTCGCCTTCAGACTTAAAAAAATTGATTTTAAAACAGCTCGCTTTTTATTTTTGTATTCCGGCGCTTTTGGGTATTCTATTAAGCGGAATGATTACTGTTTTTGTCGGTAACTTCTTTTGGTTTCATACAGGTCTTCTTGCTTCAGGCTTTATTCATTTTATATTCAGCCTCATTCCGTTTTTTATCATATATGGAATTTATTTCGGTATAACTTATAGGCTTTTTATAAAGAACACGGAATTAATATGA
- a CDS encoding ABC transporter ATP-binding protein gives MDIKILNVGKKYGTSHITKALDSVSFTVKSGEFIAIMGPSGSGKTSLLNIIAAIDTASEGSVLFGDFELTKASAANLAEFRKDNLGFVFQNYNLLDTLTLEENILLALSLNKQSKKEMLERAKELQENFGIYGLRNKYPHEVSGGEKQRCACARAIANKPALVLADEPTGALDSHSAQILLETFQKMNSEMHTSILMVTHDVFSASYAKRLLFLKDGKLVKELCRNDQDRKAFMLGIYDELSI, from the coding sequence ATGGATATAAAAATTTTAAATGTAGGGAAAAAATACGGCACATCGCATATTACAAAGGCTCTTGATTCGGTGAGCTTTACAGTAAAAAGCGGTGAGTTTATTGCGATTATGGGGCCGTCGGGTTCCGGAAAAACGAGCCTTTTAAACATCATTGCTGCAATAGATACGGCTTCGGAGGGAAGCGTTCTTTTCGGAGATTTTGAGCTTACAAAAGCTTCAGCCGCAAACCTTGCCGAATTTAGAAAAGACAACTTAGGCTTCGTCTTTCAAAATTACAATCTCCTTGACACCTTAACCTTAGAAGAAAACATCTTACTTGCGTTGAGCCTTAACAAGCAAAGCAAAAAAGAAATGCTGGAGAGGGCAAAGGAATTGCAAGAGAATTTCGGGATTTACGGACTTCGCAACAAATATCCGCATGAGGTTTCAGGCGGAGAAAAACAGCGTTGTGCCTGTGCACGGGCTATTGCAAACAAGCCTGCCCTCGTTTTGGCAGATGAGCCGACAGGAGCCTTAGATTCTCATTCGGCACAAATTCTTTTGGAAACCTTTCAAAAAATGAACAGCGAAATGCACACCAGCATTTTGATGGTAACACATGATGTATTTTCAGCTTCTTATGCTAAAAGGCTCCTTTTTTTAAAGGACGGAAAATTGGTAAAAGAACTTTGCCGAAATGATCAAGACCGTAAAGCCTTTATGTTAGGAATTTATGACGAACTTTCTATTTAG
- a CDS encoding ribonuclease catalytic domain-containing protein — MNTNAIVLYKNRPALIKGQTDGKFEIETEAGIKKVREKDFSLLTTNNSASLKTVLTAACQAPDFTEAAEFFEEGSALFSEIAELVWEDLKPEQMWAAWLLVSASPLFIAESPDLPIKIRTKEEAEAIAAAAIKKETEKQAEEQDRKDFINDLSKFIKEKKGETFDLKKYSHFLQEIEALALEKTDKSKLLNEAHLKETPESAHKILIRTGYWKIEKNPYPTRFKHPLNSPKLELPPIEHNQKYQDLTHITSYAIDNEGSTDPDDAVCFDGEYLWIHIANPADIITPDSKSDMDARKRGATLYIPEGVSRMLGESAVDAFALGLHPDSYALSFKLKLNEAAEILDVDILRTKIRVSCISFEKADEEKTSASLKPLFEIAEKNRKKREAAGAVSIDMPEVQIKVETENETQKVFILPYNFTESFLMIKEMMLLAGEAAARFAFKNNIPFQFVSQEAPELPKKLPDGLAGEYRKRKAMRPRNVGTIPAMHSALGIAMYSQITSPLRRYGDLVAHQQLLKFIDGKEVMKTDDLLMRIAAGDIAGKNCSYAERASRQHWTLIYLLQNPDWQGEAVILETIKNTARISIPSIGYETEMRLKKELSINERINVKAEDIDIPNLTVRFVQV; from the coding sequence ATGAATACAAATGCAATCGTCCTATATAAAAACCGTCCGGCACTAATAAAAGGACAGACCGACGGTAAATTTGAAATAGAAACGGAAGCAGGAATCAAAAAGGTACGCGAAAAAGATTTTTCTCTTTTAACCACGAATAATTCCGCATCCTTAAAAACCGTTTTAACAGCAGCCTGCCAGGCTCCGGATTTTACGGAAGCAGCCGAGTTTTTTGAAGAAGGCTCTGCCCTCTTTTCGGAGATAGCCGAACTGGTTTGGGAAGATTTAAAACCCGAACAGATGTGGGCGGCGTGGCTTTTGGTATCGGCCTCTCCTCTTTTTATTGCAGAAAGCCCTGACCTTCCGATTAAGATAAGAACAAAGGAAGAAGCCGAGGCAATCGCCGCTGCCGCAATAAAAAAAGAAACCGAAAAACAGGCGGAAGAGCAAGACAGAAAAGACTTTATAAACGATCTATCCAAATTTATAAAGGAAAAAAAGGGAGAAACTTTCGACTTAAAAAAATATTCTCACTTTTTGCAGGAAATAGAAGCCCTCGCCTTGGAAAAAACCGACAAGTCAAAGCTCTTAAATGAAGCTCACTTAAAAGAAACTCCGGAATCGGCTCATAAGATTTTAATCCGGACAGGCTATTGGAAGATAGAAAAAAATCCCTACCCCACCCGCTTTAAACATCCCTTAAATTCGCCAAAGCTGGAGTTACCTCCTATCGAGCATAATCAAAAATACCAAGATTTAACACACATTACTTCTTATGCAATAGACAACGAAGGCAGCACCGATCCCGACGATGCCGTCTGTTTTGACGGAGAATATTTGTGGATTCATATTGCGAACCCGGCCGACATAATTACCCCCGATTCCAAAAGCGATATGGATGCAAGAAAACGGGGAGCCACCCTCTACATTCCTGAAGGAGTGTCCCGAATGTTGGGAGAATCGGCAGTAGATGCCTTTGCCCTCGGTCTCCACCCCGATTCCTATGCCCTGTCGTTTAAACTAAAATTAAACGAGGCGGCGGAAATTCTCGACGTAGATATTTTGCGTACCAAGATAAGGGTGAGCTGTATAAGTTTTGAAAAGGCTGATGAAGAAAAGACGAGTGCAAGCCTAAAGCCTCTTTTTGAAATAGCGGAAAAAAACAGAAAAAAACGGGAAGCGGCCGGAGCAGTTTCGATAGACATGCCCGAAGTTCAAATAAAGGTAGAAACCGAAAATGAAACTCAAAAGGTTTTTATTCTTCCCTATAATTTTACCGAATCTTTTTTGATGATAAAGGAAATGATGCTCCTTGCAGGAGAGGCAGCTGCCCGCTTTGCCTTTAAAAACAATATTCCCTTTCAATTTGTAAGTCAGGAAGCTCCGGAGCTTCCTAAAAAACTTCCCGATGGGCTTGCAGGCGAATACCGAAAAAGAAAGGCGATGCGGCCGAGAAATGTCGGCACAATTCCTGCAATGCACTCGGCTCTCGGAATTGCAATGTACAGCCAAATTACAAGCCCTCTCCGCCGCTACGGCGACTTGGTTGCCCACCAACAGCTTTTAAAATTTATCGACGGAAAAGAGGTGATGAAAACCGATGACCTTCTTATGCGTATAGCGGCAGGAGACATTGCAGGCAAAAATTGTTCCTATGCCGAAAGAGCATCCCGCCAACACTGGACCTTGATCTATCTTTTACAAAATCCTGACTGGCAGGGAGAAGCCGTAATCCTCGAAACAATAAAAAACACGGCCCGCATTTCAATTCCGTCTATAGGCTATGAAACCGAGATGAGATTAAAAAAAGAATTATCGATTAACGAGCGCATAAATGTAAAAGCGGAGGATATAGATATTCCGAATCTGACTGTAAGATTTGTGCAAGTGTAA
- a CDS encoding ORF6N domain-containing protein: MEKLQKEPVPVNQKIIKEKIYTIRGQKVMLDLHLAEIYGYETKRFNEQVKRNIEKFEDDFMFQLTDEEVQILSRSHFATLNKITGRGSNIKYKPYAFTEQGIYMLMTVLKGDLAIKQSKALIRMFKQMKDYLIENQDFISSKELAQIAIQTNQNTKNISEIKLQMATKEELKKVMDNFIDPDTYKHFLIMDGKKIEADIAYQKIYKSAKHTIYVVDNYIGLKTLELLREAKENITIKIFTDNIKHRTMLTASILKDFKIEYSNISLSFQKTKGKYHDRYIAIDYNTKNEAIYHCGGSSKDAGNKITSILKIDDTVLYHPMFDELLLNPALKI; this comes from the coding sequence ATGGAAAAATTACAAAAAGAACCGGTCCCGGTAAATCAAAAAATAATTAAAGAAAAAATTTACACTATACGAGGACAAAAGGTGATGCTTGATCTCCACCTTGCTGAAATATATGGCTATGAAACAAAGAGGTTTAATGAACAAGTAAAAAGAAATATAGAGAAATTCGAAGATGACTTTATGTTCCAATTAACCGATGAAGAAGTGCAAATACTTTCAAGGTCGCATTTTGCGACCTTGAACAAAATAACGGGAAGAGGAAGCAATATCAAATACAAACCTTATGCCTTTACGGAACAAGGCATCTATATGCTTATGACAGTATTGAAGGGAGACCTTGCAATAAAACAAAGTAAGGCTTTAATAAGAATGTTTAAGCAAATGAAAGACTATCTAATCGAAAACCAAGATTTTATAAGCTCTAAAGAGCTGGCACAGATAGCAATACAAACAAACCAAAACACTAAAAATATATCGGAAATAAAATTACAAATGGCTACAAAAGAAGAATTAAAAAAGGTCATGGATAATTTTATTGATCCCGATACATATAAACACTTTTTGATTATGGACGGAAAGAAAATAGAAGCTGACATAGCCTATCAAAAGATATATAAATCTGCTAAGCATACTATTTATGTAGTAGATAACTACATAGGATTAAAAACGTTAGAATTATTAAGAGAAGCAAAGGAAAATATCACTATCAAAATTTTTACTGATAATATTAAACATCGTACTATGTTGACCGCTTCAATTTTAAAAGATTTTAAGATTGAGTATTCCAATATTTCTCTTTCCTTTCAAAAGACAAAAGGTAAATACCATGATAGATATATTGCAATAGATTATAACACAAAAAATGAAGCAATATATCATTGCGGAGGTTCTTCAAAAGATGCAGGTAATAAAATTACAAGTATTTTGAAGATTGATGATACGGTTCTTTATCATCCGATGTTTGATGAGTTATTATTAAATCCGGCATTAAAAATATAG
- a CDS encoding DUF6364 family protein, producing the protein MLTKLTLTIDKDIVESAKRYAKKENRSISKLVSEYLEHISGAKKTFLTGNSLNAPLTESLSGMFTDNGKPYNELLTEALSDKYV; encoded by the coding sequence ATGCTTACAAAATTGACACTGACGATAGATAAGGATATAGTGGAAAGTGCAAAACGATACGCAAAAAAAGAAAACCGCAGTATTTCCAAACTTGTAAGTGAGTATCTAGAACATATTTCCGGTGCAAAAAAAACTTTTCTTACAGGTAATAGCTTAAATGCTCCCTTGACTGAGTCATTATCCGGTATGTTCACCGATAATGGAAAGCCCTATAATGAGCTTTTAACTGAAGCCTTATCGGATAAGTATGTATGA
- the uvrB gene encoding excinuclease ABC subunit UvrB yields MKQFKLISDYKPSGDQGEAIKALSEGIIAGDKFQTLKGVTGSGKTFTMANIIQAVQKPTLIISHNKTLAAQLYREFKTFFPENAVEYFVSYYDYYQPEAYVPARDLYIEKDASINDEIDRLRLSATFSLMERKDVIVVSTVSCIYGLGLPESWRDLRITIEKGVNTEIEKLKKQLISLQYERNDAVLERGRFRVKGDVMEIFPAYMEDAYRVEFDWEEIVRIRKFNPISGEVLQEYEELSIYPAKHFVMPEDAIPNALERIKKELEERLKVLHKEGKLLEAERLKTRTEYDIEMLSEMGYCPGIENYSAPIANRKPGEPPATLFHYFPEDFLLFMDESHVTFPQVGAMYEGDRSRKQNLVDFGFRLPCALDNRPLKIGEFEKMLNQAVFVSATPGPKEIKYSTRIVEQVIRPTGLLDPIIEIHKSEGQMEHIYDEVMKRIAKKERSLILTLTKKMAEDLTDYLTGLALKVKYIHSEVETIERVEILKGLRAGEFDVLIGINLLREGIDLPEVSFIGILDADKIGFLRSTTSLIQIVGRAARNENGKVVMYADRISDAMKETIEETNRRRSIQEAYNKEHGITPKTIKKAIEDILTRENEIKKEAALAEAGPLISSLNILNPADRKKLIKKLEAQMAEYADMLMFEEAAVIRDKIEEVRRIGS; encoded by the coding sequence ATGAAGCAGTTTAAACTTATTTCGGATTATAAACCCTCAGGAGATCAGGGAGAAGCCATCAAGGCTCTTTCAGAAGGGATCATCGCAGGCGATAAATTTCAAACCCTTAAAGGAGTTACGGGCTCGGGGAAAACTTTTACAATGGCAAATATAATTCAAGCCGTGCAAAAACCGACCCTCATCATAAGCCACAACAAAACCTTAGCAGCCCAGCTGTACAGAGAATTTAAAACCTTTTTCCCGGAAAATGCCGTCGAATACTTTGTCTCTTATTACGACTACTATCAGCCGGAAGCCTATGTTCCTGCCCGCGACCTTTATATAGAAAAGGACGCTTCAATAAACGACGAGATTGACCGCCTCCGTCTTTCGGCAACTTTCAGCCTTATGGAAAGAAAGGACGTTATAGTCGTTTCTACAGTTTCATGTATTTACGGTTTAGGCCTTCCCGAATCGTGGAGGGATTTACGCATAACCATAGAAAAGGGCGTGAACACCGAAATCGAAAAATTAAAAAAACAGCTTATAAGTTTGCAGTACGAAAGAAACGATGCAGTCCTCGAGCGAGGCCGCTTCCGCGTAAAAGGCGACGTTATGGAAATTTTTCCTGCCTACATGGAAGATGCCTACAGGGTCGAATTCGATTGGGAAGAAATCGTACGCATAAGAAAATTTAATCCGATTTCCGGAGAGGTGCTTCAAGAATATGAGGAGCTTTCCATTTATCCTGCAAAGCACTTTGTAATGCCCGAAGATGCCATTCCCAATGCCCTTGAAAGAATAAAAAAAGAATTGGAAGAAAGGCTGAAAGTTTTGCACAAAGAAGGAAAACTCCTTGAAGCCGAAAGGTTAAAAACCAGAACCGAGTACGATATAGAAATGCTTTCGGAGATGGGCTATTGCCCCGGCATCGAAAACTACTCGGCTCCCATAGCAAACAGAAAACCCGGAGAGCCTCCAGCAACCCTCTTTCATTATTTCCCCGAGGACTTTTTATTGTTCATGGATGAAAGCCATGTTACCTTTCCGCAGGTAGGAGCTATGTATGAAGGAGACCGGAGCAGAAAACAAAACCTTGTAGACTTCGGCTTCCGTCTTCCCTGCGCCTTAGACAACCGCCCTTTAAAAATCGGCGAGTTTGAAAAGATGCTCAATCAGGCAGTCTTTGTTTCCGCAACGCCTGGCCCAAAAGAAATAAAATATTCTACACGCATTGTCGAACAAGTAATACGCCCCACAGGCCTTTTGGATCCTATCATCGAAATTCATAAAAGCGAAGGACAGATGGAACATATCTATGATGAGGTTATGAAGCGCATTGCAAAAAAAGAAAGGAGCTTGATTTTGACCCTCACAAAAAAAATGGCTGAAGACCTCACCGATTATTTAACCGGCCTTGCCTTAAAGGTAAAATATATTCACAGCGAGGTTGAAACAATAGAGAGAGTCGAAATCTTAAAGGGCTTGCGTGCAGGGGAATTCGATGTGCTTATAGGAATAAACCTTTTAAGAGAGGGTATCGACCTACCCGAAGTTTCTTTTATAGGAATTCTCGATGCGGATAAGATAGGTTTTTTGCGCTCCACTACGAGTCTTATTCAGATTGTAGGACGGGCCGCCCGAAACGAAAACGGCAAGGTTGTTATGTATGCCGACAGAATAAGCGATGCGATGAAAGAAACAATTGAAGAAACAAACCGCCGCCGCTCAATTCAGGAAGCCTATAACAAGGAACACGGTATAACACCAAAGACAATAAAGAAAGCCATCGAAGATATTTTAACCAGAGAAAACGAAATCAAAAAAGAAGCAGCCCTTGCAGAAGCCGGCCCCCTTATCAGCAGTCTAAATATTTTAAACCCTGCCGACAGAAAAAAACTTATCAAAAAACTCGAAGCCCAAATGGCAGAATACGCCGACATGCTCATGTTTGAAGAGGCTGCCGTTATAAGAGATAAGATAGAAGAAGTAAGAAGAATAGGAAGCTAG
- a CDS encoding DJ-1/PfpI family protein, whose amino-acid sequence MKKTALLIYETYCNFEISVALEGLALKNKEVVVFAKYKDLIKSEEGLTVLPDRSIDEIIIDEYDSLLLPGAADIRSAIEDKDILNFIKKFKDKIIGAISIAPILLVKTEMLNGKPFMAGVNKEDLFEEGFTNEDLDKMKGWDDCIKNPIEDGYIVTDKIVTSIAFNFAKFGLQFCKMLGLDIPPKIFGL is encoded by the coding sequence ATGAAAAAAACGGCTTTATTAATTTATGAAACCTATTGTAACTTTGAGATTAGTGTTGCTCTTGAAGGTTTAGCTTTAAAAAATAAAGAGGTAGTAGTATTTGCCAAATATAAAGATTTAATTAAAAGTGAAGAAGGTTTAACTGTATTACCAGATAGATCAATTGATGAAATAATTATTGATGAATATGATAGCCTTCTATTGCCTGGTGCAGCCGATATTAGATCTGCAATAGAAGATAAAGATATTTTAAATTTTATAAAAAAATTTAAAGATAAAATAATTGGCGCAATATCAATTGCTCCTATCTTACTAGTAAAAACCGAAATGCTTAATGGAAAACCGTTTATGGCAGGAGTAAATAAAGAAGATTTATTTGAAGAAGGATTTACAAACGAAGATCTTGATAAAATGAAAGGATGGGACGATTGTATAAAAAATCCTATAGAAGATGGATATATTGTAACAGATAAGATAGTTACATCTATTGCATTTAATTTTGCAAAGTTTGGACTTCAATTTTGTAAAATGCTTGGCCTTGACATACCACCCAAAATCTTTGGGCTGTAG
- a CDS encoding NAD(P)H-hydrate dehydratase, which produces MQNVFYSLRELDKRAEEDFNLKNGILMENAARGSAEKIKNLFPLKKGEAKKTLQILCGSGDNGGDGLALARILADDFNLHVVLLKEPKSELCKLQYERLKALNIKTAKNILPESDLLFDAFLGTGLKGFLKDEDKKTIEKINKVKAFKIACDIPSGLNLDGEVSPDAVVCNSTFSMGALKEAFYSDEAKDITGKIEVIDLGLPRSSYEKNERPDVFLLEKEDLKLPSRKKQNTHKGTFGHAGIIMGEKSGASLLAASAALEFGSGLVTLIGENPESPKNLKADFMYDGEFKACKSGINKFTSLAIGQGLGRKNDELFSILKIKGNRSMPMVLDADIFYYNELKEILPKLNSAVLTPHPKEFSSLLNIAGLGNLSIEEIQKKRIPLALTFSKKFPKLVLVLKGANTLIAHNGKIFINTLGSPALSKAGSGDVLTGLICSLLAQGYRPLDAAITGSLAHSLASQNTKASYSLTASKLIKNLEKLEGEQLEENKIIGSGKIK; this is translated from the coding sequence ATGCAAAATGTTTTTTATTCTTTAAGAGAATTGGATAAAAGAGCCGAAGAAGATTTTAATTTAAAAAACGGAATCTTAATGGAAAATGCCGCCCGCGGTTCCGCAGAAAAAATTAAAAATCTTTTTCCCCTAAAAAAAGGAGAAGCAAAAAAAACTTTACAGATTCTTTGCGGTTCAGGCGACAACGGCGGGGACGGTTTAGCCCTTGCAAGAATCTTGGCCGATGATTTTAATCTTCATGTCGTACTTTTAAAAGAACCTAAGTCGGAACTGTGTAAGCTGCAATACGAAAGATTAAAAGCCTTGAATATCAAAACAGCAAAAAATATCCTGCCCGAATCTGATCTTCTTTTTGATGCATTTTTAGGAACGGGCTTAAAAGGATTTTTAAAAGACGAAGATAAAAAAACAATAGAAAAGATAAATAAGGTCAAGGCTTTTAAGATTGCCTGCGATATACCGAGCGGCTTAAACCTTGACGGAGAAGTAAGTCCCGATGCTGTTGTATGTAACAGTACATTTTCGATGGGAGCCTTAAAGGAAGCCTTTTACTCCGATGAGGCAAAGGATATTACGGGAAAAATAGAGGTGATAGACCTTGGCCTCCCTCGCTCCTCCTACGAGAAAAACGAAAGGCCCGATGTTTTTTTACTCGAAAAAGAAGACTTAAAGCTCCCTTCAAGAAAAAAACAAAACACCCATAAGGGAACTTTTGGACATGCAGGAATAATTATGGGAGAAAAAAGCGGAGCCTCTCTTTTGGCTGCCTCTGCCGCCTTGGAGTTCGGCTCAGGCCTTGTAACATTGATAGGGGAAAATCCGGAAAGTCCTAAAAACCTAAAAGCAGATTTTATGTATGACGGCGAATTTAAAGCCTGCAAATCAGGCATAAATAAATTTACAAGCCTTGCCATAGGTCAAGGCCTTGGAAGAAAAAACGACGAGCTTTTTTCTATTCTAAAAATAAAGGGAAACAGATCAATGCCTATGGTGCTCGATGCAGACATTTTTTATTATAACGAATTAAAAGAAATTTTACCCAAATTAAACTCGGCGGTTTTAACTCCTCACCCAAAAGAATTTTCTTCACTTTTAAATATTGCAGGATTAGGAAATTTAAGTATTGAAGAAATACAAAAAAAACGCATTCCCTTAGCCTTAACTTTTTCAAAAAAATTCCCTAAACTTGTCCTCGTATTAAAGGGAGCGAATACCTTAATCGCCCATAACGGAAAAATATTTATCAACACGCTGGGTTCTCCGGCTCTTTCAAAGGCGGGCTCGGGCGATGTGCTCACAGGTCTTATATGCTCCCTCTTGGCCCAAGGGTACAGACCCCTCGATGCCGCAATTACAGGAAGCCTCGCCCACAGCCTTGCTTCTCAAAATACAAAAGCAAGCTATAGCTTAACGGCAAGCAAGCTCATCAAAAATTTGGAAAAATTGGAAGGTGAGCAATTAGAAGAAAACAAAATAATCGGATCAGGTAAAATAAAATGA